ATTCTTTTCACGACGGGCGTCCTTTAGTTCATAGTAGATTTTGCCGGTACAGAGAATGAGTCTCTTGATTTCAGACTTAGATTGTAACTCTGTATCCTCTATTACTTCCATAAATCGACCTTCTGTGAAGTCTGAAATTGAAGATGTACACTCAGGATGTCTCAACAAGCTCTTTGGAGTAAATACTATAAGAGGAATTCTGAAATCACGATACATTTGCCGGCGTATTACATGAAATAGATTTGCAGGAGTGGTGCAATTGACCACCTGCATATTATTATTACCGCAAAGTGCGAGGAAACGCTCCATTCTTCCGCTTGAGTGCTCTGCCCCCTGCCCTTCATAACCATGAGGTAAAAACATTACCAGTCCTGATTTTAGACCCCATTTTTCCTGTGCTGAACATATATACTGATCTACTATAACCTGTCCGACATTATAAAAATCTCCAAATTGAGCTTCCCATATAGTCAGACCATCCGGAAATGCAAGTGAGTAGCCATATTCAAATCCAAGTATACCATATTCACTTAACATAGAGTTGTATACTCTTACAGGAGCCTGCTCGCCACCCAGGTTTTTCAATGGAAAATATTTTTCTGTACCCTCATCTTCAGTAACTATTTCTGCATGACGATGAGAAAATGTGCCTCTTTCTGAGTCCTGACCACTTAAGCGAACCGGAATCATCTCTTTTGCAAGTGTAGCATAAGCCATTAACTCACCCATTGCCCAATCATAAGAATTGGCCTCTATCATGGAGGCACGTTGAGAAAAGAGTCTGGTTGTCTTATTGAAAAACTGTCTGTCGCCTGGTAAAGTTGTAATGCGTTTTGCCAGATCCAGGAATAGTTCACGTGACACTTTTGTGTTTACCTCTTTTTCGAAGTCTTGTAGTGCCGGTAGACGTAAATGACTGTTTTTATCTGACAAAAAAGGTTGGAAATTTAACTTGTTCGACTTTAAAGAGTCTTCATAAGATTTATCGAGTTTTCTGTGAAAGTCGGATACCATTTTGTCAAAAACTGCTCCTTCAACTACTTTTTCTGATATAAGCCTATCTGCATAGATATCTCTGGGGTTCTTATGTTTGGCTATAATATCATATAACTCAGGTTGAGTGAAACGTGGCTCATCCCCCTCATTATGACCATATTTTCTGTATGATAGCAGATCGATAAAAACATCTGTATTGAACTCCTGGCGAAATTCAAGAGCTAATTTAGCTACAAAAACCATTGCTTCAGGATCATCTCCATTAACATGAAATACAGGCGATTGTGTAACTTTTGCAACGTCTGTACAGTATGTACTTGATCTTGCCTGCAGGTAGCTGGTTGTAAACCCTACCTGGTTATTAATAACAATATGGATTGTACCTCCAGTTTTATAACCTCCAAGCTTTGAAAATTGTATAGTTTCATAAACTACACCTTGTCCTGCAATTGCAGCATCACCGTGAACTACAATTGGCAATACCTCATCATAGTTCAAATTATGATCGTTCTCAAGTTTAGCACGTGCTATTCCCTGAACAACCGGACCAACTGCTTCAAGATGTGAGGGGTTTGGAGCAAGGTTCATAGAGATTTTACGTCCTTCATAATCAATAGTATTACTATATCCAAGATGATATTTAACATCACCATATTTTATCTCTTCATCATAATTTTGTGCATTGAATTCACGAAATACCTGCGAGTATGGCTTTTTCATAATATTGGTAAGCACATTTAATCTTCCACGATGTGCCATCCCAATTACAATGTCATTTACATTATAGTCTCCCCCTCTGGAAATAATAGCTTCAAGTGCAGGTATAATGGATTCTGATCCTTCAAGAGAAAAACGCTTTTGTCCAACAAACTTTTTGTGCATATAATCCTCAAAGCCTGAAGCCTCTATCAGTAAACTAAGGATATGCAATTTCTTTTCTATCGGCAAATCCTCCCTGTTCCTTGAGCTCTCCATCTTCTCCTGAAGCCATTTCACTTTATCAGGATTAGTCATGTATCGATACTCTACACCTATAGAGGCACAATAGGTCTCTTCAAGTAGAGTAATTATATCACGTAGGGTTGCTCTTCCAAGACCAACTTCTTTACCTGCTTCAAAGACTAAATCCAGATCTTTCTCTGAAAGATCAAAGTTTTCTATTGCAAGTGTAGGAGTGTAGCTCCTTCTGGCTCTAACAGGATTGGTTTTGGTAAACAGATGCCCTCTTCTTCGGTAAGCTGTAATAAGACGCATTACATTCAACTCTTTGGGGGAATGCTCTATACCACCATTTTTTTCATTTGGTATTAAAGGGAAGCGGTTTGTAGCTAAGTCAAAGCCTTGAAAAAAATAACGAAAACTTTCATCAACACTTTCAGGCGCTTCTTTGTATTTTTTGTACAAATCTTCTATTGCTTCGATCTCCATAGAATCGAATTCATTTCCGGTATTCATTGGTAAATAAATATTTATTTATATATAAATAGTAAAGGAGGTGAAATTGTTCATTAAAAACAACTAATAGATATAAATTCAATGATAGTTAGATAAATTCAATGATTATTAGACGAAAAAATCGTATATTTGACATTCCAAATAAACTTATCAGTTAAGTAATTAACAAGACAATTAATAAATTTCAAATTTCATGACTAAAAGCGCTTTACAAATTGCGAGGACTAATTATGTCCCTAAAATGCCTGAGGGTCTTAAAGGCAATGTAAAAATAGCAGAAGGTGCTGCTACTGAGTCTGTGGCTGACCAGAAAGAGATAAAGGAGTTATTCCCTAACACATACGGTCTACCAATTGTAACTTTTAAACAGGCAGAGGGCGAAATCGGCGCTTCGGATCCTGTTAATGTAGGTGTTATACTATCGGGAGGACAAGCTCCGGGAGGACATAATGTTATTGCCGGAATTTTTGATGGAATAAAACGTATACACAAAGACAGCAAATTATATGGTTTTATTCTTGGACCTTCCGGTTTAATAGATCATCAGTATAAGGAATTGACAAGCGAGATAATAGATGAATACAGGAATACAGGAGGTTTTGACATTATTGGATCCGGACGTACTAAGCTTGAAACAAAAGAACAGTTCGACAAGGGTCTGATAATTCTTAAGAAACTTGACATAAAAGCACTTGTGATTATTGGAGGAGATGACTCTAATACTAATGCATGTGTATTAGCTGAATACTACAAATCTATTAATGCAGGTGTTCAAGTGCTTGGATGCCCAAAAACAATTGATGGTGACCTGAAAAATGATCAGATTGAAACATCTTTCGGTTTTGATACTGCTTGTAAAGTATATTCTGAATTAATTGGGAATATTCAGCGCGACTGTAACTCAGCACGAAAATATTGGCACTTCATTAAAGTAATGGGGCGATCTGCGTCTCATATCGCATTAGAATGTGCACTTCAGACTCACCCTAATGTTTGTATTATTTCAGAAGAAGTTGAGCAGAAAGGCTTGTCTCTTGATGATATTATTGAATATATAGCCGGTGTCATCGCAAAAAGAGCAGAGAATGGCTTAAACTTCGGTACTGTTATTATTCCTGAAGGTTTAATTGAATTCATCCCGGCGATGAAAAACCTTATTAGCGAACTTAATGATTTCCTCGCTCATAATCAGGAAGAGTTCGACCTTGTACGTCGTTCAGGTAAGCGTGAATATATTATCAGTAAATTATCTCCTGAAAACTCAGAGATATATGCAAGTCTGCCGGAAACTGTAGCTCGTCAGCTTACACTTGACCGCGACCCACATGGTAATGTACAGGTATCTCTTATTGAAACAGAGAAACTGCTTACTGAGATGGTTAGTAAAAAACTTAGCGATTGGGCAAAAGAAGGTAAATATAAAGGTAAATTTGCCAGCATCACTCATTTCTTTGGATATGAAGGCCGTTGCGCAGCTCCTTCAAACTATGATGCCGACTATTGCTATTCATTAGGATAT
This portion of the Lascolabacillus massiliensis genome encodes:
- a CDS encoding diphosphate--fructose-6-phosphate 1-phosphotransferase gives rise to the protein MTKSALQIARTNYVPKMPEGLKGNVKIAEGAATESVADQKEIKELFPNTYGLPIVTFKQAEGEIGASDPVNVGVILSGGQAPGGHNVIAGIFDGIKRIHKDSKLYGFILGPSGLIDHQYKELTSEIIDEYRNTGGFDIIGSGRTKLETKEQFDKGLIILKKLDIKALVIIGGDDSNTNACVLAEYYKSINAGVQVLGCPKTIDGDLKNDQIETSFGFDTACKVYSELIGNIQRDCNSARKYWHFIKVMGRSASHIALECALQTHPNVCIISEEVEQKGLSLDDIIEYIAGVIAKRAENGLNFGTVIIPEGLIEFIPAMKNLISELNDFLAHNQEEFDLVRRSGKREYIISKLSPENSEIYASLPETVARQLTLDRDPHGNVQVSLIETEKLLTEMVSKKLSDWAKEGKYKGKFASITHFFGYEGRCAAPSNYDADYCYSLGYTASMLVASGKTGYMSSVKNTTAPAAEWVAGGVPITMMLNLERRHGEMKPVIQKALVKLDGAPFLYYKEKRAEWAIHTDYVYPGPIQYFGPTEVCDQPSKTLQLEQTGKITF
- a CDS encoding 2-oxoglutarate dehydrogenase E1 component gives rise to the protein MNTGNEFDSMEIEAIEDLYKKYKEAPESVDESFRYFFQGFDLATNRFPLIPNEKNGGIEHSPKELNVMRLITAYRRRGHLFTKTNPVRARRSYTPTLAIENFDLSEKDLDLVFEAGKEVGLGRATLRDIITLLEETYCASIGVEYRYMTNPDKVKWLQEKMESSRNREDLPIEKKLHILSLLIEASGFEDYMHKKFVGQKRFSLEGSESIIPALEAIISRGGDYNVNDIVIGMAHRGRLNVLTNIMKKPYSQVFREFNAQNYDEEIKYGDVKYHLGYSNTIDYEGRKISMNLAPNPSHLEAVGPVVQGIARAKLENDHNLNYDEVLPIVVHGDAAIAGQGVVYETIQFSKLGGYKTGGTIHIVINNQVGFTTSYLQARSSTYCTDVAKVTQSPVFHVNGDDPEAMVFVAKLALEFRQEFNTDVFIDLLSYRKYGHNEGDEPRFTQPELYDIIAKHKNPRDIYADRLISEKVVEGAVFDKMVSDFHRKLDKSYEDSLKSNKLNFQPFLSDKNSHLRLPALQDFEKEVNTKVSRELFLDLAKRITTLPGDRQFFNKTTRLFSQRASMIEANSYDWAMGELMAYATLAKEMIPVRLSGQDSERGTFSHRHAEIVTEDEGTEKYFPLKNLGGEQAPVRVYNSMLSEYGILGFEYGYSLAFPDGLTIWEAQFGDFYNVGQVIVDQYICSAQEKWGLKSGLVMFLPHGYEGQGAEHSSGRMERFLALCGNNNMQVVNCTTPANLFHVIRRQMYRDFRIPLIVFTPKSLLRHPECTSSISDFTEGRFMEVIEDTELQSKSEIKRLILCTGKIYYELKDARREKNSGDVSIIRLEQLYPFPEKQIRDLINSYPEDTELVWVQEEPLNMGASLYVKQRLEDKNIQVISRPASGVTAEGLTALHKINQAKIIDKVFE